The window agaaaattaaacTTTCTCAAAATTagccttttcttttcaattccCCCTCCCGCCTCTTTACATGTATTAATTTTCTAATAGTAATAGCAAATGTATTTGCCAACCAAATATTGTACATAGTTTAATATAAGAAGCATGGACACAAACACGCAACATGACAGACACAACGACAGATCAATTTCCAAAAATGTAGGACATAGATGCATTAGTTTCTTTGCATAGTTTAACATATCATGCAATATCTAACTTCCTATCTTCtaaattttttcattttacttaTATATTAGTCATATTGCTCTGATGAGTAGAAAAATCTatctaaatttaaattgatttattatttacaaattaaaagtGACTACCAAGATATGAAAAAAGAACAATtaacaaacaaaagaaatcCAAAATATACGTACAAATAGCAGATGTAAATGGTGGTGGTGCTTCCACAACACAAAATTCTTCTCTATGTGCCAGTGGGGCTATCAGTTCAAAAgaaaacaagttttttttttctcccattCAACGATTGGGACGATCTTGCTCTCACTCTCACAACTCCAATGGCAAGGTCAAAGATCCCTTCCCACCAAATGAGTGTTAGGGTTTTTTCACAAAAGTGGTGAGTGTGATGGGAAAAGACCTTCAAGTATTCTAAATAAGTGCTTCATCTCCTCATTGTTAAATCAATATAGAGTTATTTCTCCAATTATTGAGGCTCTTATGGACTTGACTCCTCTTTTAAGCAAGTTAAACACTTCCCAAAAATTTGTCTCTATGCTTCCTAGATGATAGAGAGGTCTTAAACTTGGTCTTCCCGCAGAGTTAGAATTTCTGAGATCATTGTTTGAGGAGAGGGGTAGCACACTAAAGCTAAGAGCATAAACGACTAAAAAAGACTTCTTTGCAAGCTGATTTGCATGTGTTCAAGAAAGTATGGAGAACTCAAGCTAATTCATATGCTActtccttttgtttttttcatgcattttctatttttagttagattttatctcctcaaaaaaaaattgcaaagtAGGATGGTTAGTGTGGTAGGAGCTCAAAAGACtatcataaaagaaaatgagTGATACTTATGATCAGATTTAGAGGCAATATCCTTAACTAAATAGAACATCCAAATATTGGGCTCAATGCAAAAGGTCAACAAAGCATGTAGAAGACTTGATTCCAAGGCATGCATCCCCTTGAACAAATTGGTGCAATCAAGAGAGTTATTTCAATGATGGCTATTTCATGAGTTGTAGTGGGAAAGACTGATGACAGAATAACCATTGGGAATAGAGAAGGCATGGACAATATTTTGGAGACCGTCTACAATTTCTTGTGGTCCTTTCTTTATTGTGAAAGTTTTATACTTCCCCCTCTTAATTTCTTGAAAATCTTTAATACAATATGTATCGTAATTAGAATTGGATAGTTGATATGTTTCCCCAAGTTTTTGACCAGACCGCAAGTATGCCAAAAATCTGAAGGATTCGATAGTCCGTTTATTGTGAAAAAGTAATGTACAATTATCTAGCAAAATCAGTAACTTGGCATAAGAGAAAAACCTTAAACAAAACATGCCCTAGAGTTGTAGTTAGATCCTTCATTTTCTAGTTAGGGTTGAATCCATGTAAATTCTAGTTCAATTTCACTCAATCTCGTCTATCTATTTGTGGGCGGGAGCGGGAATAGGATGAAATAAATCCATGCTTCACCCCAcccaaaacgaaaaaaaaatataaaaatccaTACTTGGAACAGGCaagaaaaaaaggaataaatagacAAAAATGAGCAAAGAGAAACCTCAAGCTCTGCTGATTTCATAGCGATAGGGATGCAGATGAGAACGATGCCAGCCATGGCAATGGCGGTATTGCGTCTCCAATGCTTGGGTCGGCAATAAGGTCCTCCGCTCATGCTCCAAACCTTAGCCCTAAAGTCTCCATGAGCTTCCCCATGTCCATGTTCACCTCCTCCCATGGTTCCAATGCTCTTTGAAACTGGAGAAAAGAATGGCAGTCAAAACCAAAATCATAGCTCACAAATTAGCAATCAGCTTAGAGAAGTGAATCGGGAAGATATGGGTTTCGGTTATTGAACCGAATTGAATAAATCTGAATTCCAAAAAGCTGTACTTTAAATGAAACTAGAGGTGGAGTAACCAAAAATGGGTTCAAACAAGTTTGGAAGTGAAATTTGAAATTAGAAACATAACAATTATGAAATTAATGACAAGTTTGAAAGGGATTTGCAAACTGAAGGTTAAGGGGAAAAGAATTTGTGAAGAATTTACACTTTGTTGCGAGTTGCTGCCTTGAAGATTGAAGAAGCTGATCGGCGATGGCGAACTTGATGAGAGAGTGGAggagattttctttcttctttttttttttatataatttttgttcttctcttccTAAGTTGGGCTTATGGGCCGTAATGGgccttttgttttgtttttgtttttttgttcatctgCCTCAAGTATAGCTTCCATGGATTTTCAAAAGTCCAAATTTGATTGTGTTATATTTGCaaggttaaattataaaaaagttaatttacctaaatataaaaaaaaacccaaaatttattcattcttttccatctctcttcttctttatttctttttggtataagatctaaacgatattgatataaaatctaaacgatcgtaaacaatcgtgtacccgTATCTAGACGATCAGTTGTCTATCTCAAATAAACAAAGATAGaccactatcactaatagatcatttaaatttggtacaagatcgtttagataggTAAAAGATTGCTTAGACTaagtacaagatcgtttaaactagGTACAATATCATTTTTAATCGTTTTTCCATGCTTGTGTGATCGAgaggtatttttgttatttcacgttgtGGGCTAGtggactttttcttttttcgaaattattctatacggTATAAATACTTTTgcgtttgtttatatttttaaaaaccctTATAAAAAATGCACATATGTTTTGTAGTTTGGGTAATAAATGatctttaacttttcaaaaatttaaaaaatgtctttaaactttaaaaatattcaacaatATCCTTATTTTTAGTTTGACGTGAGACtcttaaattttgtttaaaaaatatctcaataattgaaaattttcataGACATCCTTAAActtataaaaaaattttaaaaaaaattctcattgATCTAAAATTTAGACCAATTTTCTCACCAACTcacaaaatttgaaataaaaaaaaaactttccttcaaatatactaaaacaataactagttaaataaaaaaaaaaaaacattttttcacaaaattgaaagttcaatAAGTAGGTAGGCGTTTGGTGTAATAGCTAAATTAATTACAATAGATAATTGACACTTCAAAAGCTTAACATAAGAAGTATATACTTCTGCATTATTAAATTTTTCTCCATTTTGAGCCACTTTTCTCATAGAGCAACTTCCAATAGTATAGCAATCCCAAAAAAATAGTACCTACATTATCAAGTTCGAAATAAAAAATTCTCATCTTCCACCcacatattattatttttaagaaaaaaactaaacatAAATGATGATCTACATCGAAAATGATTCCTACAAACCTTAATGTGTAAGAGGGCATTTGTAGCATTGAATTAGTTATTGTAATTTGTTAGATTATGGTAGATTGTGAGCTATCCTTGTCTAAGTTAAGAGGATAGATATAAAATAAGAAACTATAACAAAGGAAAACTTCAAATGGATATAGTCAATTATTGATGACAGGCAAGTTTCAACCGTATACGAGACTTTGACCAAGGATAGGAAATTCTAAAAAGCTTTTATTAAAATATGAAAGTTTAAAGCATGAGAATTGTAAACATACGTGTTTTGTAACATGCTTGTGACAAGAGAAATAAAAATGGGAGTATGCTGCTACCCACATCACAGATGATAGAGAAAGATTAGAATTGGAATCTGTTTTTACACAAATGCTGAGTGTGTACAAACAAGAACCCATAACAAAGAATTTCAACTCAAATAACATTTATATATCATATCTTTGATATGTATACAGACATTTTAAATTGGAGTTATGAAGTTGACGGACAATTCCTTGTTTCATGAAACTTTTCAAGACTACAAACAATTTTGTGGAAGGCACCTGGGTTTTGAGTGAGCAGCATATTTCAATGGCTGCAATGGACGTGGGAACACAACTTTACTTCTTATGGCCATGTTTCCATTGACAAGGCACAGAAGTCGATGGTTCCCTTGTTTCACGAAACACAACTTCCCGACATGACGTGGAGGGGCCATTAGAATCTATTATACTCTGCTGGATTTTGCCCAGAAGAATCCTTTCCTTCTTGTTGAGGGATTATCAGACATCACTCTAGAAGATCCCTTTGAGCCGAAGGAGAAGTGGCGTTTCAAGAACGGCTTTCCTGAGGAGCTTCTCATGCTAGAACTGGCCGACAATTTCGATCCCCTTTCGAGACGTGCATTGTTTTTGAAACGGTCGTTTGCAGCAAAATCGCCATCAAAATCGCTATCTGCAATACACTTTTTGGATCTCTTGTATAGACTCTTCCAATCCATTTCCGCCTTGAGCGCCTTTTCAGACAACTTTTGAGTATGCTTCTCCCCAAAGGTACAAACAGGACAAGCGGGATCGTACTTGTGAATCTCGGGTGTCATACTCTCCAAGCAATCAGCATGATAAACATGTCCACAGGTTAGGACAGCAGCAACAGAAAGTTCATTGTTCGCAATAATCCTTTGGCTACTCCACGAGGATTTCTCGGTCAGCAGCTTTGAGCAAACTCCGCAAGTTTGCAAATCAACCGAGGAAGTTGAGATCTGACTACTAGATCTGGCTATTTTCTCACCGTTGAAGCCAAACGAGTCACTATCAAAAGACCACCTTTCTCTATGAGAAGTGGCCATGAGTTCAGAGAAAGCATGCACAGACCAACAATCTGAAGACCCTCCATGTGAGTCCCGGACTGATTCATTACTCCAAGAGGGAAGCCTTGGTCTATCTTCTGAAGCTAAATAGCTACTTGGTGATTTTAATCCTCGGATTCGGCTGTCAGACACTTGACGCAACAGGTGATGTCCAGGAGATCGGTGGGAACATCTTGTTAGGGACGAATTGGTTGGAGGCAGATAACTCTGAGATGACAAAGGAGATGTTGACAAAGATGAAGTTGAAGGCAAAGAAAGTGACAATTTTGCAGGAGACTTGTATGAAGCTGTGGGAGATTCTATAGCCTCCTTCACCTGCTTGGAACAGAGAATTGCATCTCAAAGGACTGGGATTATTGGGTTTAGAAAACCGGAAATAAGCAAAAAACTTAACTGGAAAAGACCTTATGTTACCTGTTCTAAACTCACATCTGTCGATAGATTCCTAGAATTTGATTGACCTGCCATGAACAATTAGACGAGGTGAGACATAAACACAATACAAAGGGCTACCAATCTTTTAAACTGGCAATTAAATCATTTAGTTGGGAAAAGGGAACGAACTTAAAAAGGTTACCATCATCTTGTATCCACAAGGCTTTATAGAAAGTATGGTTATTAACCCATTTTCTTCAGTTATCTTGTAGGCAAAATAAGAATCTCATAAAGAGTGAAAACCAAGAACAATACCACTAATGCAATAAAAATTGATAATTGACATCCATAATTTAATACCGTGAATTATTATCCAGAAATACAACCTCAACTGTCCCCTCCAATAAAGTAACTTCATTATTTTCAATCCTCTGTTCAATTTTCACATGCTTGCAAGTTGCACGTATTAAGAGTTACACTTAGTTAGAGTTAGTTAGATTAGGGTTAAAACCAAAGACCAAATGGAGGTGACAGTGGGAATAATGGGGGTAGGTGAGGCAGGGTGGAGCAATGCTGGTAGGAAGGGCAAGAGAAATAGAAAGGGAACGGGgttgagagagaaagaaaaaagaaaaaaaaaaaaaaaagaacaaaagtgAGGCACTGATAGAGGTGATAACACATTAGGTATGGTGGCACACTGGCACTCATAGTAACCACGAGAAGAAAATTAGTTGAGAAAGCAAGTGAAAAGGGTGAAATTGATGAGATAAAAAATAGCAATGCATTagagagggattccagttggtCTCTCCGACATAATGGGTCACCAACCAACCGATCAGTTTCTCTACAACTGATTTCATCACATAGAATGAACTAAAGTAGGTTATGTTGGTACCACTCAATCTCAACAGTTCTTTGAATTATTAATGGCACCCCTACCACATATTTTCAATTAGAAAACATAAATGTAACCATGTATTCACAACAAGCAGGAATTTTCCATTAGACGCCAGATGCAAAACAGAAAAATAACCATATACCAACTTCTCCCTCGAAGTTGATGATTTGGTTGCTAGTAGTTAATGCTTTCATCAAAACTGCATCCTAAAACAACTACGAAGCTGAAAATCATTGATCACATACGTCTTTCATGTAACTGAGTTAAGGAGATCATGAAGGAAAGAACAAAAATCCACCCAAAAATAAGAAAGAGACAGACAGAGTGAGCCACAGAACAAAACCAAGTAGCGTAATCACACGTTGCCACAATTAGAGACCTAGGTGGCAGGTGGCAATAAGTGTCTTAGTTGTTCTCCCATGCTCTTTTGCTTGCTCAGTTGAGTGACAGTCGAGTATAATCTTTCAAGTACTCCATTATCCATTCTATTATTATTGAAGTGTCAGTGTGTCCAAGTTATTTATGTCATATCTACATTAATGCCCATGCTTTATTGATTTCAAACAATAACTCAAATCTTGGTTCTTTCACTGATGAGATTGAGAATAAACTAACAAAGACTTCAGAGCATCCATAATTGTTAAGACAGAAATGAAGAATGCAAAATCAAGTGGAGAATGTAAGGGGgcatttaaaattaaagttcaTCAGATACATCAGATACATCAAGCTTGTTATATTCTCAAATTAGAACTTAAAAAGTTTTATCCTTTATGTTCTACCATCTGAATGATTACCTGAACTAGGAGTTCCCAAATGATTAGTTGTACCTTCTGGCGGTGGGGACTTTTGCCATCCGCGTCTACGTAGATGTTCAAGTGGACTTCCATCCTCTGATGCATATGCTGACTCACACTTCAGTTCCACTCTATCATTGCGGCCAACACTATCAGAAAACCAATTTATCGAAGTCTCTTCACCAGCTACCCGTCCACGATTATCCCATCGAAAGCTCCAACTGGGCGAATACCTAATATTCCTACATAACGTTTCACTTCCAGATCCACTTACTATAGTCTTGTCCCTAGCAGCAACGCAACACGCAGATCCCATGCTGGCAAAAGACCaagattttgatttttataaatTCGCCAGAAAAGTTGCTGAAGCCGTCAAAATTAGAACTCTGAGAATAACCCCAGCACCATGCCTCTCAAGAAAACGCCTAACTGTATTCTGTCTAAAATAACGAAAAACAGAAGAGAGTTATCCTACGGCCACATAACGAAGTACACACTTGACGatacaaaaaaatgaaatccACAAAACATAGAAAGGCACTTAATTTATGAATGTAACAACATTGGGTAAAAGCCCCCATAATCCAATATCACTATACGATCCTTTTCCAgctaaaaatagaataaaaactAACATGATTCAGAGTTCAGACAAGAGCATCTCCATTAATGAAGATATACACAAAAGTTACCCGATGAAAAATGAATTATTGGATTTTAATTCTCATTTCCAAATCACTCAACGATCACCAGCACCACACAAGTAAGAACATAAGCAACCAGATTAAAATCCTAAACTTTTCATAGTTCTTTACCATCCTCCATTAAAAGTTGTCGACTTTCTACCTTCCCCGAACAAATTAATCACAGTCACTAAAAACAAAGACAAACAAAACCACACAAGAaactctgtttttttttttcacggAATAAATGGACACAGATTCGGTTCAATCTGCAAAACTTGTGGAAACTGTAAGTAAGTCTaaatcaaaaaccctaaaattagaaacttcaaattaaaaaaaaaaaaaaaaaacaaaaacaaaaacaaacaaacaaacaaagatTCAATCACTTAAACAAGTCAGCAAGATCCGAACAATTAGCAAAAAATACGCAAACAAATTCAATCAACTGCCACTCAAAAAGGGAGGAAAAAAATCCCCCctccccaaaaaaaaaaaaaaaaaaaaacaaaggcatGATTAGATTCTGAAACTCAATTAACTGAAACAAAAGCAATCAATAATACACAACGAAATGATCTAAAGCGTACCTTTCAGAGAGCTAAAACTCAAAAGAGGAGAGATAAAagagagagggagggagagggagagggtTTTAGAGGGAGAAATGAAGGGGAAAGGCTGAAGCTGGGTTTTCTTCACAATACAGAAAGGACTGAAGAGgagggggggagggggggggggggggggggggggttgtaAACGGTTGAATTAACGACGTTAGGGCATTTGGGGAATCTTGGAGGAACAGTGAGATTAGAAGTTAACGGCGGTTTAAGTTCTCTTTAATTGGATGTACGGACGTTACATGGAGGGCTTTTTTGGGCCATGAAGTCTACGTgtacatttattattattattacactTTAATTGCTTAAAAGTATGCTTTAAGTAGTTGTGTACTTAACCACTATTATTGCTACTACATACACAACACAAAcacaaccaatatatatatataattaaaaagaaaaggtggTTTAATTCTAGATCTTGTATATGactatgagttttttttttaataaaaaataataataataatttatagaaaattattgtaaatggtaaaattgttgaaaatactTACAAAGTGTATCAAAACTTTAGATTGTATCTATGATAAACGCCAAGGGGGCATTTGGCGTGCAGGTTTAGAATCAAATTTCTGGTAATCTGTGTTTGGGGTGCAGAATTTAGgattcttgatttttttttcatattttgtatttttaattcaattttttaactCTATTGTTTTTTCATGACAataatgtaaaaataaaaaattttaatattcaatAACAATATTTTATGAATGGTTTATAATATTCATAATTATACCTTTCATGTTAATGCAAATGTAATCAAAATTATGTAACCGAATGGTGTTTACGAAAGTTTCAGTTTAGCAACATTGAAAGGGGTCTAATAGGTTTCAAAATAAACATAACCAAAAGTACCATGCAAAAACGAAAGTCAAGTAGAGTTACCTTTAGCCTTAGTTATGGTTACGTTGTTTTCTTATGATGTGCATACAACGTATTTTAttaaaagagtttaaataaaaatgagttttttttatacttttctCTTAAGTCAATCCAATAAGTTCTAAGTTTTCTAGCTAAATtgatcaacaaaaaaaaaaatgttattaaactaaaataaatcaTGGTACTACCATGTtaccaatatattaatatttaatttacatGTACTTGAGATCACAATAGATAGTTCATCAATTTTCATATaggaaaaatataacaaaataaataaaatatcctaaaataaagaaaagattaGTTTTAGACAAAGGAGAGAaaatagataattaaaaaaagatgatctaataataataattaaaaaaactttagaagaaaatagaagaaaagaaaatagaagaatgaaaaatacgtattttaaaaaatgttattgtgaTTAAATTAAACACGTACCTGAAAAATGGCTcaaagaaatattttcaaaaattcatttttattaatttttcaaggTTTGTGGCAGTTGCTAAAGTTGGTGTCAGAAGTTCACCGACGAAATTGTCAGAAATGACACCTAATAGTCGGCCGACAATGATCACTAAGGGTGGTGTTCAGAGTTGACCGACGAATTTTCTAgattgaattagaaaaaaaaaaggtaattcaTGGGCTTGAATAATGTTTACTGTTCAAACCCATAGAAAAGAGTGTAAAAAGCCTTGGTGAAGACGGTCGTTGATCAATGATGAAGATGGTCAACAATCATCAATGTTTAATTAAGACAATTGGTTGGTTGTCGATCATCATGACAATCGGTCGCCAAGGGTCATAGCTATTGGTCATTGACCATCATGACAAGAGGCACCACATCGATAATTAACGATAACGATCAGTCGCTGTTGATCAAGATGTTCATCTAGCGATAGAAACGTCTAAAGTTGTAGATCACCAACGATCAAAATGATTGGTCACCGACGATTGATAATTGATAGTCAAGACGATTCGAAGGCGACAATCAAGATGATCTGGAGTTGACAGTTAAGACGATTGGTCGTTGTGACTGTCGATAGGTAATCATGGTTGATCGTCAAATTGGCTAACATTTGTTTTCAGCAGTCATCGATAATCAATGGTAAGAGGTTGAAGtgaatttttttctaaattaacctatgacatttaatataatatatatatatatatatatatatatatatatatatatatataacatattcCAAACCCATGAGTTTGGTTTCTTAATCCTGAGTATTTTATTCAAATGGTCCAAACATGAGTTTAGCTTCAAATGTCAATCCCTCTAATTCCAAGCCCATAGGCCATACACCCCCTAAATGTTTTCTATTCAGTGTCCATTGATATAATTAATAGTGTATCAATAATAGATATGAAAATTTACAGTGTTTTTTGTAAATAtcctttttgttcattttgttatatttgaaaatatctcaAATTTATAGCTCTAATTTTGagaacaattaaaaaaaaaaagatgattaTTATTAGAATTAATTTATGTTGAACCAAATGATAATAGCAAGTTCAACTTTCTCTTGATCGTTTTATACTTAGTTGCTCATCAAAATTAGTGTAAGACAACCTTTAAAAAATGAGAGTTGGACAAGAAAAAAATGATTGGAATTGTAAAGAGatgtattataaatattataatataggGGTGATATAGATGTTCATGCTTAGTCTTCAAATATCATAAAGTTATTCTTCCATTGTCACATGTGTATTAGTGCATATTTTTCATGTGTAATACAAGTAATACATGTTTAGTGTTCAAATGTCTTGCAACAATTCCTATAAATAATGATCATTTGTGAATTTTGTAGATTGGGTGAAGAGAAATTTCCTAATTTTCAACTTTCTTTAACAATTTCtcatattttgttattttatctatttattttaatattatcatATTCTAATACTCGTGCTTTG is drawn from Cucumis melo cultivar AY chromosome 11, USDA_Cmelo_AY_1.0, whole genome shotgun sequence and contains these coding sequences:
- the LOC103499702 gene encoding uncharacterized protein LOC103499702 isoform X2, with the translated sequence MGSACCVAARDKTIVSGSGSETLCRNIRYSPSWSFRWDNRGRVAGEETSINWFSDSVGRNDRVELKCESAYASEDGSPLEHLRRRGWQKSPPPEGQSNSRNLSTDVSLEQVKEAIESPTASYKSPAKLSLSLPSTSSLSTSPLSSQSYLPPTNSSLTRCSHRSPGHHLLRQVSDSRIRGLKSPSSYLASEDRPRLPSWSNESVRDSHGGSSDCWSVHAFSELMATSHRERWSFDSDSFGFNGEKIARSSSQISTSSVDLQTCGVCSKLLTEKSSWSSQRIIANNELSVAAVLTCGHVYHADCLESMTPEIHKYDPACPVCTFGEKHTQKLSEKALKAEMDWKSLYKRSKKCIADSDFDGDFAANDRFKNNARLERGSKLSASSSMRSSSGKPFLKRHFSFGSKGSSRVMSDNPSTRRKGFFWAKSSRV
- the LOC103499701 gene encoding uncharacterized protein LOC103499701, which codes for MGGGEHGHGEAHGDFRAKVWSMSGGPYCRPKHWRRNTAIAMAGIVLICIPIAMKSAELEQRPHHPIRPIPSQLWCKNFGNKEY
- the LOC103499702 gene encoding uncharacterized protein LOC103499702 isoform X1 — protein: MGSACCVAARDKTIVSGSGSETLCRNIRYSPSWSFRWDNRGRVAGEETSINWFSDSVGRNDRVELKCESAYASEDGSPLEHLRRRGWQKSPPPEGTTNHLGTPSSGQSNSRNLSTDVSLEQVKEAIESPTASYKSPAKLSLSLPSTSSLSTSPLSSQSYLPPTNSSLTRCSHRSPGHHLLRQVSDSRIRGLKSPSSYLASEDRPRLPSWSNESVRDSHGGSSDCWSVHAFSELMATSHRERWSFDSDSFGFNGEKIARSSSQISTSSVDLQTCGVCSKLLTEKSSWSSQRIIANNELSVAAVLTCGHVYHADCLESMTPEIHKYDPACPVCTFGEKHTQKLSEKALKAEMDWKSLYKRSKKCIADSDFDGDFAANDRFKNNARLERGSKLSASSSMRSSSGKPFLKRHFSFGSKGSSRVMSDNPSTRRKGFFWAKSSRV